The nucleotide sequence CGACGGTGTCGCCAGGAGCGCCGAGGTGCTCAACGTCAGCTGTGAGGATGAGCTTCATTCTTGGGTCCTCCCGTTCCTTAGCGTGCCGTTGAGGTGTACGGCAGCAAGGCCATCTCTCGTGAAACTTTGACTGCTGTAGCAACGTCCCGCTGGTGCTGGACGCAGTTACCGGTTACACGACGTGCACGGATTTTGCCGCGATCACTGACAAATTTCCGCAACATCGTCGAATCTTTGTAGTTGATCTGCGCTTCTGTAGCTTTACAGAACGCACAGACCTTTGTTTTTGCCG is from Hoyosella subflava DQS3-9A1 and encodes:
- the rpsR gene encoding 30S ribosomal protein S18 produces the protein MSKALMRPAKTKVCAFCKATEAQINYKDSTMLRKFVSDRGKIRARRVTGNCVQHQRDVATAVKVSREMALLPYTSTAR